The following is a genomic window from Alphaproteobacteria bacterium.
TCCGGCTTTGCGTAATGCATTAAACACCGCATTACGCGGCTGAGGGCAATCTAGCTGCACCACATATAAATGCCATGCTGAGGCGCTATCAGGTGCCTGCCAGGGCAAGACAAGCGGCAGGTCTTTGAGCAATATCGCATAGCGTTGTGCCAGCCCCGTACGCTGCGCAACATAGTGCTGCAACCGCGTTAACTGACTCAGCCCCAATGCAGCATGAATATCGCTCATTCGATAATTATGCCCTAGCAACAACTGTTGGTAATACCATTCACCCTCACTGCTGTGGGTCATAAGTTCAGGTTTACGGGTGATGCCGTGGCTGCGCATTAAACGCATTTTTTCTGCCAGTAATGCATTGTTAGTGAGCGCCATCCCACCTTCGCCGCTGGTAATAATTTTTACTGGATGAAAGCTGAACACTGTAATATCGCTGTAATGACAATTACCAACCGGCTCCGAGCGATAGCTACCGCCAATGGCATGGGCTGCATCTTCGATAACAGCAAATTCATACTGCTGTGCAAGTGCGGCAACTGCCGCCATATCGCAGCATTGGCCAGCAAAATGCACCACTATCAGCACTTTTGGTAGAGTTCCACACTGCTCTGCGCGGCTCAGCTTTTCGCGCAAAGCATCTATGCTTATGTTATAGCTACGCGGATCAATATCCACAAAATCTACTTTAGCACCGCAATAGCGCGCACAATTAGCGCTGGCGGCAAAAGTAATCGCCGATGTCCATACATAATCATCTACTCCTACTCCTAGAGCAGCGCATGCGCTATGCAGTGCCGAGGTGGCACTATTGCATGCCACCGCATGTTGCGCGCCGCATACGGTAGCAACGGCATTTTCAAATTGCGGCACAACCGCACCTTGCGTTAGATAGTCCGAGCGTAATACGGCGGTGACCGCATTAATATCTTCTTCGGTTATGTCGTGTTTGCCATAGGGAATCATTCGGCACTGCCTTCATTCAATGTC
Proteins encoded in this region:
- the pseC gene encoding UDP-4-amino-4,6-dideoxy-N-acetyl-beta-L-altrosamine transaminase, with the protein product MIPYGKHDITEEDINAVTAVLRSDYLTQGAVVPQFENAVATVCGAQHAVACNSATSALHSACAALGVGVDDYVWTSAITFAASANCARYCGAKVDFVDIDPRSYNISIDALREKLSRAEQCGTLPKVLIVVHFAGQCCDMAAVAALAQQYEFAVIEDAAHAIGGSYRSEPVGNCHYSDITVFSFHPVKIITSGEGGMALTNNALLAEKMRLMRSHGITRKPELMTHSSEGEWYYQQLLLGHNYRMSDIHAALGLSQLTRLQHYVAQRTGLAQRYAILLKDLPLVLPWQAPDSASAWHLYVVQLDCPQPRNAVFNALRKAGIGVNLHYIPVYHHPYYQALGFVKGHCPEAEKYYDRALTIPLFATMNETQQQQVATALEMAVQS